A region from the Motacilla alba alba isolate MOTALB_02 chromosome 10, Motacilla_alba_V1.0_pri, whole genome shotgun sequence genome encodes:
- the MEF2A gene encoding myocyte-specific enhancer factor 2A isoform X2 — translation MGRKKIQITRIMDERNRQVTFTKRKFGLMKKAYELSVLCDCEIALIIFNSSNKLFQYASTDMDKVLLKYTEYNEPHESRTNSDIVEALNKKEHRGCDSPDPDTSYVLTPHTEEKYKKINEEFDNMMRNHKIAPGLPAPNFSMSVTVPVSNPNTLTYSNPGSSLVSPSLAASSSLTDTTMLSPPQSALHRNVSPGAPQRPPSAGNAGGMLGTTDLSVPNGAGTSPVGNGFVNSRASPSLLGTSGGGNGLGKVMPTKSPPPPGGGNLGMNNRKPDLRVVIPPSSKGMMPPLSEEDELELNTQRISSSQSTQPLATPVLSVTTPSLPPQGLVYTATWDSAPSTDYSLTSADLSALQGFNSPGMLSLGQVSAWQQHHLRPAALSSLVTGSQLSQGSNLSINTNQNINIKSEPISPPRDRVTPSGFPPQQPQQPQPPPPPSRQELGRSPVDSLSSSSSSYDGSDREDPRGDFHSPVVLGRPPTAEDRESPSVKRMRMDTWVT, via the exons GTCACCTTTACAAAGAGGAAGTTTGGATTAATGAAGAAGGCCTATGAGTTGAGTGTGCTCTGTGACTGTGAAATAGCACTCATCATTTTTAACAGCTCTAACAAACTCTTTCAGTATGCCAGCACTGACATGGACAAAGTTCTACTAAAATACACAGAATACAACGAGCCCCATGAAAGCAGAACCAACTCAGATATCGTTGAG GCTCTGAACAAGAAGGAACACAGAGGGTGCGACAGCCCGGACCCTGACACTTCATATGTGCTCACGCCacatacagaagaaaaatataaaaaaattaatgaagagtTTGATAATATGATGCGGAATCATAAAATCGCA CCCGGCTTGCCTGCCCCGAACTTCTCCATGTCGGTGACGGTTCCAGTGTCCAATCCCAACACTTTAACCTACAGCAACCCCGGGAGCTCCctggtgtccccatccctggctgccagctcctctctcACGGACACCACCATGCTGTCCCCGCCCCAGAGCGCCCTGCACCGCAACGTGTCCCCCGGGGCGCCGCAGAGACCGCCCAGCGCCGGCAACGCag GTGGAATGCTGGGGACAACTGATCTCTCAGTGCCAAATGGAGCTGGTACCAGTCCAGTGG gaAATGGGTTTGTGAATTCCCGAGCTTCACCAAGTCTACTTGGTACCAGTGGTGGTGGGAATGGCCTAGGCAAAGTCATGCCTACAAAGTCCCCACCTCCACCAGGAGGAGGAAACCTTGGCATGAACAACCGCAAACCCGACCTCCGTGTCGtcatccctccctccagcaaGGGCATGATGCCGCCACTG TCGGAGGAGGATGAATTGGAGTTG AACACCCAAAGGATAAGCAGTTCTCAGTCCACGCAGCCCCTGGCCACCCCCGTGCTGTCGGTGACAACCCCGAGCCTGCCCCCGCAGGGACTCGTGTACACGGCCACCTGGGACAGCGCCCCCAGCACCG ATTACTCCTTGACTAGCGCAGACCTGTCTGCCCTGCAGGGGTTTAACTCCCCGGGAatgctgtccctggggcaggtgtctgcctggcagcagcaccacctcCGTCCCGCGGCCCTCAGCTCTCTTGT cactggcagccagCTATCTCAGGGTTCAAACCTCTCCATTAACACCAACCAAAACATCAACATCAAATCGGAACCCATCTCCCCTCCCCGGGACCGCGTCACCCCCTCGGGGTTCCCGCcgcagcagccgcagcagccgcagccgccgccgccgccgtcgcGCCAGGAGCTGGGGCGCTCCCCGGTCGacagcctgagcagctccagcagctcctacGACGGCAGCGACCGCGAGGACCCGCGCGGCGACTTCCACTCGCCCGTGGTGCTGGGGCGGCCGCCCACCGCGGAGGATCGGGAGAGCCCCTCGGTAAAACGGATGAGGATGGACACGTGGGTGACATAA
- the MEF2A gene encoding myocyte-specific enhancer factor 2A isoform X5, which translates to MGRKKIQITRIMDERNRQVTFTKRKFGLMKKAYELSVLCDCEIALIIFNSSNKLFQYASTDMDKVLLKYTEYNEPHESRTNSDIVEALNKKEHRGCDSPDPDTSYVLTPHTEEKYKKINEEFDNMMRNHKIAPGLPAPNFSMSVTVPVSNPNTLTYSNPGSSLVSPSLAASSSLTDTTMLSPPQSALHRNVSPGAPQRPPSAGNAGGMLGTTDLSVPNGAGTSPVGNGFVNSRASPSLLGTSGGGNGLGKVMPTKSPPPPGGGNLGMNNRKPDLRVVIPPSSKGMMPPLNTQRISSSQSTQPLATPVLSVTTPSLPPQGLVYTATWDSAPSTDYSLTSADLSALQGFNSPGMLSLGQVSAWQQHHLRPAALSSLVTGSQLSQGSNLSINTNQNINIKSEPISPPRDRVTPSGFPPQQPQQPQPPPPPSRQELGRSPVDSLSSSSSSYDGSDREDPRGDFHSPVVLGRPPTAEDRESPSVKRMRMDTWVT; encoded by the exons GTCACCTTTACAAAGAGGAAGTTTGGATTAATGAAGAAGGCCTATGAGTTGAGTGTGCTCTGTGACTGTGAAATAGCACTCATCATTTTTAACAGCTCTAACAAACTCTTTCAGTATGCCAGCACTGACATGGACAAAGTTCTACTAAAATACACAGAATACAACGAGCCCCATGAAAGCAGAACCAACTCAGATATCGTTGAG GCTCTGAACAAGAAGGAACACAGAGGGTGCGACAGCCCGGACCCTGACACTTCATATGTGCTCACGCCacatacagaagaaaaatataaaaaaattaatgaagagtTTGATAATATGATGCGGAATCATAAAATCGCA CCCGGCTTGCCTGCCCCGAACTTCTCCATGTCGGTGACGGTTCCAGTGTCCAATCCCAACACTTTAACCTACAGCAACCCCGGGAGCTCCctggtgtccccatccctggctgccagctcctctctcACGGACACCACCATGCTGTCCCCGCCCCAGAGCGCCCTGCACCGCAACGTGTCCCCCGGGGCGCCGCAGAGACCGCCCAGCGCCGGCAACGCag GTGGAATGCTGGGGACAACTGATCTCTCAGTGCCAAATGGAGCTGGTACCAGTCCAGTGG gaAATGGGTTTGTGAATTCCCGAGCTTCACCAAGTCTACTTGGTACCAGTGGTGGTGGGAATGGCCTAGGCAAAGTCATGCCTACAAAGTCCCCACCTCCACCAGGAGGAGGAAACCTTGGCATGAACAACCGCAAACCCGACCTCCGTGTCGtcatccctccctccagcaaGGGCATGATGCCGCCACTG AACACCCAAAGGATAAGCAGTTCTCAGTCCACGCAGCCCCTGGCCACCCCCGTGCTGTCGGTGACAACCCCGAGCCTGCCCCCGCAGGGACTCGTGTACACGGCCACCTGGGACAGCGCCCCCAGCACCG ATTACTCCTTGACTAGCGCAGACCTGTCTGCCCTGCAGGGGTTTAACTCCCCGGGAatgctgtccctggggcaggtgtctgcctggcagcagcaccacctcCGTCCCGCGGCCCTCAGCTCTCTTGT cactggcagccagCTATCTCAGGGTTCAAACCTCTCCATTAACACCAACCAAAACATCAACATCAAATCGGAACCCATCTCCCCTCCCCGGGACCGCGTCACCCCCTCGGGGTTCCCGCcgcagcagccgcagcagccgcagccgccgccgccgccgtcgcGCCAGGAGCTGGGGCGCTCCCCGGTCGacagcctgagcagctccagcagctcctacGACGGCAGCGACCGCGAGGACCCGCGCGGCGACTTCCACTCGCCCGTGGTGCTGGGGCGGCCGCCCACCGCGGAGGATCGGGAGAGCCCCTCGGTAAAACGGATGAGGATGGACACGTGGGTGACATAA
- the MEF2A gene encoding myocyte-specific enhancer factor 2A isoform X1, whose protein sequence is MGRKKIQITRIMDERNRQVTFTKRKFGLMKKAYELSVLCDCEIALIIFNSSNKLFQYASTDMDKVLLKYTEYNEPHESRTNSDIVEALNKKEHRGCDSPDPDTSYVLTPHTEEKYKKINEEFDNMMRNHKIAVSTKPGLPAPNFSMSVTVPVSNPNTLTYSNPGSSLVSPSLAASSSLTDTTMLSPPQSALHRNVSPGAPQRPPSAGNAGGMLGTTDLSVPNGAGTSPVGNGFVNSRASPSLLGTSGGGNGLGKVMPTKSPPPPGGGNLGMNNRKPDLRVVIPPSSKGMMPPLSEEDELELNTQRISSSQSTQPLATPVLSVTTPSLPPQGLVYTATWDSAPSTDYSLTSADLSALQGFNSPGMLSLGQVSAWQQHHLRPAALSSLVTGSQLSQGSNLSINTNQNINIKSEPISPPRDRVTPSGFPPQQPQQPQPPPPPSRQELGRSPVDSLSSSSSSYDGSDREDPRGDFHSPVVLGRPPTAEDRESPSVKRMRMDTWVT, encoded by the exons GTCACCTTTACAAAGAGGAAGTTTGGATTAATGAAGAAGGCCTATGAGTTGAGTGTGCTCTGTGACTGTGAAATAGCACTCATCATTTTTAACAGCTCTAACAAACTCTTTCAGTATGCCAGCACTGACATGGACAAAGTTCTACTAAAATACACAGAATACAACGAGCCCCATGAAAGCAGAACCAACTCAGATATCGTTGAG GCTCTGAACAAGAAGGAACACAGAGGGTGCGACAGCCCGGACCCTGACACTTCATATGTGCTCACGCCacatacagaagaaaaatataaaaaaattaatgaagagtTTGATAATATGATGCGGAATCATAAAATCGCAGTGAGTACTAAA CCCGGCTTGCCTGCCCCGAACTTCTCCATGTCGGTGACGGTTCCAGTGTCCAATCCCAACACTTTAACCTACAGCAACCCCGGGAGCTCCctggtgtccccatccctggctgccagctcctctctcACGGACACCACCATGCTGTCCCCGCCCCAGAGCGCCCTGCACCGCAACGTGTCCCCCGGGGCGCCGCAGAGACCGCCCAGCGCCGGCAACGCag GTGGAATGCTGGGGACAACTGATCTCTCAGTGCCAAATGGAGCTGGTACCAGTCCAGTGG gaAATGGGTTTGTGAATTCCCGAGCTTCACCAAGTCTACTTGGTACCAGTGGTGGTGGGAATGGCCTAGGCAAAGTCATGCCTACAAAGTCCCCACCTCCACCAGGAGGAGGAAACCTTGGCATGAACAACCGCAAACCCGACCTCCGTGTCGtcatccctccctccagcaaGGGCATGATGCCGCCACTG TCGGAGGAGGATGAATTGGAGTTG AACACCCAAAGGATAAGCAGTTCTCAGTCCACGCAGCCCCTGGCCACCCCCGTGCTGTCGGTGACAACCCCGAGCCTGCCCCCGCAGGGACTCGTGTACACGGCCACCTGGGACAGCGCCCCCAGCACCG ATTACTCCTTGACTAGCGCAGACCTGTCTGCCCTGCAGGGGTTTAACTCCCCGGGAatgctgtccctggggcaggtgtctgcctggcagcagcaccacctcCGTCCCGCGGCCCTCAGCTCTCTTGT cactggcagccagCTATCTCAGGGTTCAAACCTCTCCATTAACACCAACCAAAACATCAACATCAAATCGGAACCCATCTCCCCTCCCCGGGACCGCGTCACCCCCTCGGGGTTCCCGCcgcagcagccgcagcagccgcagccgccgccgccgccgtcgcGCCAGGAGCTGGGGCGCTCCCCGGTCGacagcctgagcagctccagcagctcctacGACGGCAGCGACCGCGAGGACCCGCGCGGCGACTTCCACTCGCCCGTGGTGCTGGGGCGGCCGCCCACCGCGGAGGATCGGGAGAGCCCCTCGGTAAAACGGATGAGGATGGACACGTGGGTGACATAA
- the MEF2A gene encoding myocyte-specific enhancer factor 2A isoform X8 has translation MGRKKIQITRIMDERNRQVTFTKRKFGLMKKAYELSVLCDCEIALIIFNSSNKLFQYASTDMDKVLLKYTEYNEPHESRTNSDIVETLRKKGLNGCESPDADDYFEHSPLSEDRFSKLNEDSDFIFKRGPALNKKEHRGCDSPDPDTSYVLTPHTEEKYKKINEEFDNMMRNHKIAVSTKPGLPAPNFSMSVTVPVSNPNTLTYSNPGSSLVSPSLAASSSLTDTTMLSPPQSALHRNVSPGAPQRPPSAGNAGGMLGTTDLSVPNGAGTSPVGNGFVNSRASPSLLGTSGGGNGLGKVMPTKSPPPPGGGNLGMNNRKPDLRVVIPPSSKGMMPPLSEEDELELNTQRISSSQSTQPLATPVLSVTTPSLPPQGLVYTATWDSAPSTDYSLTSADLSALQGFNSPGMLSLGQVSAWQQHHLRPAALSSLVTGSQLSQGSNLSINTNQNINIKSEPISPPRDRVTPSGFPPQQPQQPQPPPPPSRQELGRSPVDSLSSSSSSYDGSDREDPRGDFHSPVVLGRPPTAEDRESPSVKRMRMDTWVT, from the exons GTCACCTTTACAAAGAGGAAGTTTGGATTAATGAAGAAGGCCTATGAGTTGAGTGTGCTCTGTGACTGTGAAATAGCACTCATCATTTTTAACAGCTCTAACAAACTCTTTCAGTATGCCAGCACTGACATGGACAAAGTTCTACTAAAATACACAGAATACAACGAGCCCCATGAAAGCAGAACCAACTCAGATATCGTTGAG ACCTTAAGAAAGAAAGGCCTTAATGGTTGTGAGAGCCCTGATGCTGACGATTACTTTGAGCACAGTCCACTATCGGAGGACAGATTCAGCAAACTAAATGAAGAtagtgattttattttcaagcgAGGCCCT GCTCTGAACAAGAAGGAACACAGAGGGTGCGACAGCCCGGACCCTGACACTTCATATGTGCTCACGCCacatacagaagaaaaatataaaaaaattaatgaagagtTTGATAATATGATGCGGAATCATAAAATCGCAGTGAGTACTAAA CCCGGCTTGCCTGCCCCGAACTTCTCCATGTCGGTGACGGTTCCAGTGTCCAATCCCAACACTTTAACCTACAGCAACCCCGGGAGCTCCctggtgtccccatccctggctgccagctcctctctcACGGACACCACCATGCTGTCCCCGCCCCAGAGCGCCCTGCACCGCAACGTGTCCCCCGGGGCGCCGCAGAGACCGCCCAGCGCCGGCAACGCag GTGGAATGCTGGGGACAACTGATCTCTCAGTGCCAAATGGAGCTGGTACCAGTCCAGTGG gaAATGGGTTTGTGAATTCCCGAGCTTCACCAAGTCTACTTGGTACCAGTGGTGGTGGGAATGGCCTAGGCAAAGTCATGCCTACAAAGTCCCCACCTCCACCAGGAGGAGGAAACCTTGGCATGAACAACCGCAAACCCGACCTCCGTGTCGtcatccctccctccagcaaGGGCATGATGCCGCCACTG TCGGAGGAGGATGAATTGGAGTTG AACACCCAAAGGATAAGCAGTTCTCAGTCCACGCAGCCCCTGGCCACCCCCGTGCTGTCGGTGACAACCCCGAGCCTGCCCCCGCAGGGACTCGTGTACACGGCCACCTGGGACAGCGCCCCCAGCACCG ATTACTCCTTGACTAGCGCAGACCTGTCTGCCCTGCAGGGGTTTAACTCCCCGGGAatgctgtccctggggcaggtgtctgcctggcagcagcaccacctcCGTCCCGCGGCCCTCAGCTCTCTTGT cactggcagccagCTATCTCAGGGTTCAAACCTCTCCATTAACACCAACCAAAACATCAACATCAAATCGGAACCCATCTCCCCTCCCCGGGACCGCGTCACCCCCTCGGGGTTCCCGCcgcagcagccgcagcagccgcagccgccgccgccgccgtcgcGCCAGGAGCTGGGGCGCTCCCCGGTCGacagcctgagcagctccagcagctcctacGACGGCAGCGACCGCGAGGACCCGCGCGGCGACTTCCACTCGCCCGTGGTGCTGGGGCGGCCGCCCACCGCGGAGGATCGGGAGAGCCCCTCGGTAAAACGGATGAGGATGGACACGTGGGTGACATAA
- the MEF2A gene encoding myocyte-specific enhancer factor 2A isoform X4, whose amino-acid sequence MGRKKIQITRIMDERNRQVTFTKRKFGLMKKAYELSVLCDCEIALIIFNSSNKLFQYASTDMDKVLLKYTEYNEPHESRTNSDIVEALNKKEHRGCDSPDPDTSYVLTPHTEEKYKKINEEFDNMMRNHKIAVSTKPGLPAPNFSMSVTVPVSNPNTLTYSNPGSSLVSPSLAASSSLTDTTMLSPPQSALHRNVSPGAPQRPPSAGNAGGMLGTTDLSVPNGAGTSPVGNGFVNSRASPSLLGTSGGGNGLGKVMPTKSPPPPGGGNLGMNNRKPDLRVVIPPSSKGMMPPLNTQRISSSQSTQPLATPVLSVTTPSLPPQGLVYTATWDSAPSTDYSLTSADLSALQGFNSPGMLSLGQVSAWQQHHLRPAALSSLVTGSQLSQGSNLSINTNQNINIKSEPISPPRDRVTPSGFPPQQPQQPQPPPPPSRQELGRSPVDSLSSSSSSYDGSDREDPRGDFHSPVVLGRPPTAEDRESPSVKRMRMDTWVT is encoded by the exons GTCACCTTTACAAAGAGGAAGTTTGGATTAATGAAGAAGGCCTATGAGTTGAGTGTGCTCTGTGACTGTGAAATAGCACTCATCATTTTTAACAGCTCTAACAAACTCTTTCAGTATGCCAGCACTGACATGGACAAAGTTCTACTAAAATACACAGAATACAACGAGCCCCATGAAAGCAGAACCAACTCAGATATCGTTGAG GCTCTGAACAAGAAGGAACACAGAGGGTGCGACAGCCCGGACCCTGACACTTCATATGTGCTCACGCCacatacagaagaaaaatataaaaaaattaatgaagagtTTGATAATATGATGCGGAATCATAAAATCGCAGTGAGTACTAAA CCCGGCTTGCCTGCCCCGAACTTCTCCATGTCGGTGACGGTTCCAGTGTCCAATCCCAACACTTTAACCTACAGCAACCCCGGGAGCTCCctggtgtccccatccctggctgccagctcctctctcACGGACACCACCATGCTGTCCCCGCCCCAGAGCGCCCTGCACCGCAACGTGTCCCCCGGGGCGCCGCAGAGACCGCCCAGCGCCGGCAACGCag GTGGAATGCTGGGGACAACTGATCTCTCAGTGCCAAATGGAGCTGGTACCAGTCCAGTGG gaAATGGGTTTGTGAATTCCCGAGCTTCACCAAGTCTACTTGGTACCAGTGGTGGTGGGAATGGCCTAGGCAAAGTCATGCCTACAAAGTCCCCACCTCCACCAGGAGGAGGAAACCTTGGCATGAACAACCGCAAACCCGACCTCCGTGTCGtcatccctccctccagcaaGGGCATGATGCCGCCACTG AACACCCAAAGGATAAGCAGTTCTCAGTCCACGCAGCCCCTGGCCACCCCCGTGCTGTCGGTGACAACCCCGAGCCTGCCCCCGCAGGGACTCGTGTACACGGCCACCTGGGACAGCGCCCCCAGCACCG ATTACTCCTTGACTAGCGCAGACCTGTCTGCCCTGCAGGGGTTTAACTCCCCGGGAatgctgtccctggggcaggtgtctgcctggcagcagcaccacctcCGTCCCGCGGCCCTCAGCTCTCTTGT cactggcagccagCTATCTCAGGGTTCAAACCTCTCCATTAACACCAACCAAAACATCAACATCAAATCGGAACCCATCTCCCCTCCCCGGGACCGCGTCACCCCCTCGGGGTTCCCGCcgcagcagccgcagcagccgcagccgccgccgccgccgtcgcGCCAGGAGCTGGGGCGCTCCCCGGTCGacagcctgagcagctccagcagctcctacGACGGCAGCGACCGCGAGGACCCGCGCGGCGACTTCCACTCGCCCGTGGTGCTGGGGCGGCCGCCCACCGCGGAGGATCGGGAGAGCCCCTCGGTAAAACGGATGAGGATGGACACGTGGGTGACATAA
- the MEF2A gene encoding myocyte-specific enhancer factor 2A isoform X3 produces the protein MGRKKIQITRIMDERNRQVTFTKRKFGLMKKAYELSVLCDCEIALIIFNSSNKLFQYASTDMDKVLLKYTEYNEPHESRTNSDIVETLRKKGLNGCESPDADDYFEHSPLSEDRFSKLNEDSDFIFKRGPPGLPAPNFSMSVTVPVSNPNTLTYSNPGSSLVSPSLAASSSLTDTTMLSPPQSALHRNVSPGAPQRPPSAGNAGGMLGTTDLSVPNGAGTSPVGNGFVNSRASPSLLGTSGGGNGLGKVMPTKSPPPPGGGNLGMNNRKPDLRVVIPPSSKGMMPPLSEEDELELNTQRISSSQSTQPLATPVLSVTTPSLPPQGLVYTATWDSAPSTDYSLTSADLSALQGFNSPGMLSLGQVSAWQQHHLRPAALSSLVTGSQLSQGSNLSINTNQNINIKSEPISPPRDRVTPSGFPPQQPQQPQPPPPPSRQELGRSPVDSLSSSSSSYDGSDREDPRGDFHSPVVLGRPPTAEDRESPSVKRMRMDTWVT, from the exons GTCACCTTTACAAAGAGGAAGTTTGGATTAATGAAGAAGGCCTATGAGTTGAGTGTGCTCTGTGACTGTGAAATAGCACTCATCATTTTTAACAGCTCTAACAAACTCTTTCAGTATGCCAGCACTGACATGGACAAAGTTCTACTAAAATACACAGAATACAACGAGCCCCATGAAAGCAGAACCAACTCAGATATCGTTGAG ACCTTAAGAAAGAAAGGCCTTAATGGTTGTGAGAGCCCTGATGCTGACGATTACTTTGAGCACAGTCCACTATCGGAGGACAGATTCAGCAAACTAAATGAAGAtagtgattttattttcaagcgAGGCCCT CCCGGCTTGCCTGCCCCGAACTTCTCCATGTCGGTGACGGTTCCAGTGTCCAATCCCAACACTTTAACCTACAGCAACCCCGGGAGCTCCctggtgtccccatccctggctgccagctcctctctcACGGACACCACCATGCTGTCCCCGCCCCAGAGCGCCCTGCACCGCAACGTGTCCCCCGGGGCGCCGCAGAGACCGCCCAGCGCCGGCAACGCag GTGGAATGCTGGGGACAACTGATCTCTCAGTGCCAAATGGAGCTGGTACCAGTCCAGTGG gaAATGGGTTTGTGAATTCCCGAGCTTCACCAAGTCTACTTGGTACCAGTGGTGGTGGGAATGGCCTAGGCAAAGTCATGCCTACAAAGTCCCCACCTCCACCAGGAGGAGGAAACCTTGGCATGAACAACCGCAAACCCGACCTCCGTGTCGtcatccctccctccagcaaGGGCATGATGCCGCCACTG TCGGAGGAGGATGAATTGGAGTTG AACACCCAAAGGATAAGCAGTTCTCAGTCCACGCAGCCCCTGGCCACCCCCGTGCTGTCGGTGACAACCCCGAGCCTGCCCCCGCAGGGACTCGTGTACACGGCCACCTGGGACAGCGCCCCCAGCACCG ATTACTCCTTGACTAGCGCAGACCTGTCTGCCCTGCAGGGGTTTAACTCCCCGGGAatgctgtccctggggcaggtgtctgcctggcagcagcaccacctcCGTCCCGCGGCCCTCAGCTCTCTTGT cactggcagccagCTATCTCAGGGTTCAAACCTCTCCATTAACACCAACCAAAACATCAACATCAAATCGGAACCCATCTCCCCTCCCCGGGACCGCGTCACCCCCTCGGGGTTCCCGCcgcagcagccgcagcagccgcagccgccgccgccgccgtcgcGCCAGGAGCTGGGGCGCTCCCCGGTCGacagcctgagcagctccagcagctcctacGACGGCAGCGACCGCGAGGACCCGCGCGGCGACTTCCACTCGCCCGTGGTGCTGGGGCGGCCGCCCACCGCGGAGGATCGGGAGAGCCCCTCGGTAAAACGGATGAGGATGGACACGTGGGTGACATAA
- the MEF2A gene encoding myocyte-specific enhancer factor 2A isoform X6, with amino-acid sequence MGRKKIQITRIMDERNRQVTFTKRKFGLMKKAYELSVLCDCEIALIIFNSSNKLFQYASTDMDKVLLKYTEYNEPHESRTNSDIVETLRKKGLNGCESPDADDYFEHSPLSEDRFSKLNEDSDFIFKRGPPGLPAPNFSMSVTVPVSNPNTLTYSNPGSSLVSPSLAASSSLTDTTMLSPPQSALHRNVSPGAPQRPPSAGNAGGMLGTTDLSVPNGAGTSPVGNGFVNSRASPSLLGTSGGGNGLGKVMPTKSPPPPGGGNLGMNNRKPDLRVVIPPSSKGMMPPLNTQRISSSQSTQPLATPVLSVTTPSLPPQGLVYTATWDSAPSTDYSLTSADLSALQGFNSPGMLSLGQVSAWQQHHLRPAALSSLVTGSQLSQGSNLSINTNQNINIKSEPISPPRDRVTPSGFPPQQPQQPQPPPPPSRQELGRSPVDSLSSSSSSYDGSDREDPRGDFHSPVVLGRPPTAEDRESPSVKRMRMDTWVT; translated from the exons GTCACCTTTACAAAGAGGAAGTTTGGATTAATGAAGAAGGCCTATGAGTTGAGTGTGCTCTGTGACTGTGAAATAGCACTCATCATTTTTAACAGCTCTAACAAACTCTTTCAGTATGCCAGCACTGACATGGACAAAGTTCTACTAAAATACACAGAATACAACGAGCCCCATGAAAGCAGAACCAACTCAGATATCGTTGAG ACCTTAAGAAAGAAAGGCCTTAATGGTTGTGAGAGCCCTGATGCTGACGATTACTTTGAGCACAGTCCACTATCGGAGGACAGATTCAGCAAACTAAATGAAGAtagtgattttattttcaagcgAGGCCCT CCCGGCTTGCCTGCCCCGAACTTCTCCATGTCGGTGACGGTTCCAGTGTCCAATCCCAACACTTTAACCTACAGCAACCCCGGGAGCTCCctggtgtccccatccctggctgccagctcctctctcACGGACACCACCATGCTGTCCCCGCCCCAGAGCGCCCTGCACCGCAACGTGTCCCCCGGGGCGCCGCAGAGACCGCCCAGCGCCGGCAACGCag GTGGAATGCTGGGGACAACTGATCTCTCAGTGCCAAATGGAGCTGGTACCAGTCCAGTGG gaAATGGGTTTGTGAATTCCCGAGCTTCACCAAGTCTACTTGGTACCAGTGGTGGTGGGAATGGCCTAGGCAAAGTCATGCCTACAAAGTCCCCACCTCCACCAGGAGGAGGAAACCTTGGCATGAACAACCGCAAACCCGACCTCCGTGTCGtcatccctccctccagcaaGGGCATGATGCCGCCACTG AACACCCAAAGGATAAGCAGTTCTCAGTCCACGCAGCCCCTGGCCACCCCCGTGCTGTCGGTGACAACCCCGAGCCTGCCCCCGCAGGGACTCGTGTACACGGCCACCTGGGACAGCGCCCCCAGCACCG ATTACTCCTTGACTAGCGCAGACCTGTCTGCCCTGCAGGGGTTTAACTCCCCGGGAatgctgtccctggggcaggtgtctgcctggcagcagcaccacctcCGTCCCGCGGCCCTCAGCTCTCTTGT cactggcagccagCTATCTCAGGGTTCAAACCTCTCCATTAACACCAACCAAAACATCAACATCAAATCGGAACCCATCTCCCCTCCCCGGGACCGCGTCACCCCCTCGGGGTTCCCGCcgcagcagccgcagcagccgcagccgccgccgccgccgtcgcGCCAGGAGCTGGGGCGCTCCCCGGTCGacagcctgagcagctccagcagctcctacGACGGCAGCGACCGCGAGGACCCGCGCGGCGACTTCCACTCGCCCGTGGTGCTGGGGCGGCCGCCCACCGCGGAGGATCGGGAGAGCCCCTCGGTAAAACGGATGAGGATGGACACGTGGGTGACATAA